From a single Bacillus gobiensis genomic region:
- a CDS encoding GNAT family N-acetyltransferase yields MNHVKTYHSMELTTEDGPLIIEGHIPSAKLEDYEFHNDLTAFRPPKEQHNALIGIAKLTEGRVIIARFEHTIVGYVTYLYPDPLERWSEGRLDFLIELGAIEVAPQFRGSSVGKSLLQVSMMDSFMENYVIITTEYYWHWDLKGTKMSVWDYRKMMEKMMNAGGLVYFATDEPEICSHPANCLMARIGSHVDQQKIGAFDRLRFKNRFMY; encoded by the coding sequence ATGAACCATGTAAAAACCTATCATTCGATGGAATTAACCACAGAAGACGGCCCCCTGATCATAGAAGGCCATATACCATCTGCAAAGCTGGAAGACTATGAATTTCATAACGATCTTACAGCTTTCAGACCGCCAAAAGAGCAGCATAATGCGTTGATCGGCATTGCCAAGCTTACTGAAGGACGAGTCATTATTGCAAGATTTGAACATACCATTGTTGGCTACGTGACTTATCTTTACCCCGATCCACTCGAAAGATGGTCGGAGGGCCGACTGGATTTTTTAATTGAACTGGGCGCGATTGAGGTTGCACCTCAATTTCGCGGAAGCTCGGTGGGAAAAAGCCTTCTTCAGGTAAGTATGATGGATTCTTTTATGGAAAATTACGTGATTATTACGACAGAATATTATTGGCATTGGGATTTAAAGGGGACAAAAATGAGTGTATGGGATTATCGAAAAATGATGGAAAAAATGATGAATGCCGGAGGGCTCGTGTATTTTGCAACTGATGAGCCGGAAATTTGCTCGCATCCGGCAAACTGCCTGATGGCTAGAATCGGAAGCCATGTGGATCAGCAAAAGATTGGAGCGTTCGACCGTCTTCGCTTTAAAAATAGATTCATGTATTAA
- a CDS encoding acetoin utilization protein AcuC, translating to MKDCVFIYSPSYQTYHFHQNHPFNQQRVSVAYDLLKSLNAFEADEVISPRTATEADLRLVHSEDYIQAVMLAGEGKLPVAEGENYGLGTEDTPVFAGMHEAASLLVGGTLMAAEYVMSGKARHAVNLGGGLHHGLRGKASGFCVYNDISAAVKYIQKKYQAKVLYIDTDAHHGDGVQFAFYDDPGVCTLSIHETGKYLFPGTGQIHERGSGKGYGYCFNFPIEPFTENDSFLHVYRTAVEEIAAFYQPDVIITQNGADAHCFDPLTHLSNTMTIYKEIPKLAHEIAHKYCDGRWIAVGGGGYDGWRVVPRAWSLIWLEMKGIHPGGKIPEEWYNTWKHHSPLPLPRLWEDNNGIYNQIPRKQEITEKNQQMVQKTLYQLRAERKS from the coding sequence ATGAAAGACTGTGTCTTTATCTACTCTCCTTCTTATCAGACGTATCATTTCCACCAAAACCACCCTTTTAATCAGCAAAGGGTGTCAGTCGCCTACGATCTGTTAAAGAGCCTTAACGCTTTTGAAGCAGACGAGGTTATTTCTCCCCGAACAGCTACAGAAGCTGACTTAAGGCTGGTTCATTCGGAGGATTATATACAAGCGGTTATGCTTGCGGGAGAAGGAAAGCTGCCGGTTGCAGAGGGAGAAAACTATGGATTAGGTACAGAGGACACACCTGTTTTTGCGGGAATGCATGAAGCTGCGTCTCTTCTAGTCGGGGGAACGCTTATGGCCGCTGAGTATGTCATGTCAGGGAAAGCTAGACATGCTGTGAACCTTGGCGGAGGCTTGCACCATGGCTTAAGAGGAAAAGCATCCGGTTTTTGCGTTTACAATGATATTTCTGCGGCAGTAAAATATATTCAAAAAAAATACCAGGCAAAGGTCTTATATATTGATACAGATGCCCACCATGGGGACGGTGTTCAATTTGCATTTTACGATGACCCGGGCGTTTGCACTCTCTCTATTCATGAAACTGGCAAGTATCTTTTCCCTGGTACTGGCCAAATACACGAAAGGGGGAGCGGAAAAGGCTATGGGTATTGTTTTAATTTTCCGATAGAGCCGTTTACAGAGAATGATTCTTTCCTTCATGTGTACCGGACTGCTGTAGAAGAAATTGCGGCTTTCTATCAGCCTGATGTCATAATCACTCAAAACGGCGCAGATGCCCATTGCTTTGATCCTCTTACCCATCTATCTAACACGATGACAATTTATAAAGAAATACCAAAGCTCGCTCATGAAATCGCCCACAAGTACTGTGATGGCAGATGGATTGCTGTTGGAGGAGGAGGTTATGATGGGTGGAGAGTTGTTCCTAGAGCCTGGAGCCTAATTTGGCTTGAAATGAAAGGGATTCATCCTGGGGGAAAAATCCCAGAGGAATGGTACAATACTTGGAAACACCATTCCCCTCTTCCGCTTCCCCGCTTGTGGGAAGACAATAACGGGATCTATAATCAAATTCCAAGAAAACAAGAAATTACCGAAAAAAATCAGCAGATGGTACAAAAGACTCTTTATCAATTGCGGGCCGAAAGAAAAAGCTAA
- the ccpA gene encoding catabolite control protein A, with amino-acid sequence MSNVTIYDVAREANVSMATVSRVVNGNPNVKPTTRKKVLEAIDRLGYRPNAVARGLASKKTTTVGVIIPDISSIFYSELARGIEDIATMYKYNIILSNSDQNVEKELHLINTMLGKQVDGILFMSGNVTNEHIEEFKRSPVPIVLAASVEEQEETPSVAINYEQAMYDVTTLLIEKGHQEIGFVSGPLTEPINKIKKLEGFKRALKDAEIDYDENLVVEGDYTYDSGLEALEAFQELGKKPTAILASTDEMALGVIHAVQDSGLSIPEDIEIMGFDNTRLSLMVRPQLSTVVQPTYDIGAVAMRLLTKLMNKESVENQHVELPHRIELRQSTK; translated from the coding sequence TTGAGTAATGTAACCATTTATGATGTAGCAAGAGAAGCAAATGTTAGTATGGCAACAGTATCGAGGGTTGTCAACGGAAATCCGAATGTAAAGCCGACCACTAGGAAAAAAGTACTTGAAGCGATTGACCGTCTTGGATATCGGCCAAACGCAGTAGCAAGAGGTCTGGCAAGCAAGAAAACGACGACAGTAGGTGTCATTATTCCTGATATTTCGAGCATTTTTTATTCAGAGCTGGCACGAGGCATTGAAGATATTGCAACGATGTATAAGTACAACATTATCCTCAGTAACTCTGACCAAAATGTCGAAAAAGAATTGCATTTAATCAACACAATGCTTGGTAAACAAGTGGATGGAATTCTTTTCATGAGCGGCAATGTGACGAATGAGCATATTGAAGAATTTAAACGTTCTCCTGTGCCGATCGTACTAGCTGCTTCTGTAGAAGAACAAGAAGAAACACCATCAGTAGCAATTAACTATGAGCAGGCGATGTATGATGTAACCACGCTCTTAATTGAGAAAGGCCATCAAGAAATCGGCTTTGTCAGCGGACCGTTAACTGAACCTATTAACAAAATCAAAAAATTAGAAGGCTTTAAGAGAGCTTTGAAAGACGCTGAAATTGATTATGATGAAAATCTGGTGGTCGAAGGCGACTACACGTATGATTCGGGCCTAGAAGCTCTTGAAGCCTTCCAAGAGCTTGGGAAAAAGCCTACTGCTATTTTAGCTTCAACAGATGAAATGGCTCTAGGTGTCATTCACGCAGTGCAAGATAGCGGCCTTTCAATTCCTGAAGATATAGAAATCATGGGATTTGATAATACCAGGCTTTCCTTAATGGTACGGCCTCAGCTTTCCACTGTTGTTCAGCCGACATATGATATTGGAGCTGTAGCCATGAGGCTGTTAACAAAGCTGATGAACAAAGAATCGGTTGAAAACCAGCACGTTGAGCTTCCGCATCGCATCGAATTAAGACAGTCAACAAAGTGA
- a CDS encoding bifunctional 3-deoxy-7-phosphoheptulonate synthase/chorismate mutase, with translation MSNGELEQLRNKANDLNLQILKLINERGRIVQEIGKTKDAQGVHRYDPVRERTMLDNIIKNNDGPFETSTLQHIFKEIFKASLELQEDDHRKALLVSRKKKPENTVVEVNGERIGDGDQSFIVGPCAVESYEQVAAVAQAAKNQGVKILRGGAFKPRTSPYDFQGLGLEGLKILSKVAKEYDLAVISEIVNPADIETAIDYVDIIQIGARNMQNFELLKAAGAVNKPVLLKRGLAATIQEFINAAEYIISQGNDNIILCERGIRTYETATRNTLDISAVPILKQETHLPVFVDVTHSTGRKDLLLPTAKAALAIGADGVMAEVHPDPAVALSDSAQQMNIPEFDQWINALKPLAAVKS, from the coding sequence ATGAGCAACGGAGAATTGGAACAATTAAGAAACAAGGCGAATGACCTTAACCTTCAGATTTTAAAGCTTATTAATGAGAGAGGACGAATTGTCCAAGAAATTGGAAAAACGAAGGATGCACAAGGTGTGCACCGTTACGATCCAGTTCGTGAAAGGACGATGCTTGATAACATCATTAAAAATAATGATGGTCCTTTTGAAACATCAACGCTTCAGCATATCTTCAAAGAGATTTTCAAAGCAAGCCTTGAATTACAAGAAGACGATCATAGAAAAGCTCTTTTGGTATCAAGAAAGAAAAAACCGGAAAATACAGTGGTGGAAGTTAACGGTGAAAGAATTGGAGACGGCGATCAATCCTTTATTGTAGGACCATGTGCCGTAGAAAGCTATGAGCAGGTGGCTGCTGTAGCACAAGCAGCGAAAAACCAAGGCGTAAAGATTCTCCGCGGCGGGGCATTTAAGCCGCGTACGAGCCCTTATGATTTCCAAGGTCTTGGCTTAGAGGGCTTGAAAATACTCAGCAAGGTAGCTAAGGAATATGATTTGGCTGTGATCAGTGAAATCGTTAATCCAGCCGATATTGAGACTGCTATCGACTATGTTGATATCATCCAAATTGGTGCGCGCAACATGCAGAACTTTGAACTGTTAAAAGCAGCCGGAGCTGTAAACAAGCCTGTATTATTAAAACGCGGGTTAGCGGCGACCATCCAGGAATTTATTAATGCGGCAGAGTATATTATTTCTCAAGGAAATGACAATATTATTCTTTGTGAGCGTGGTATTCGCACATATGAAACAGCAACTCGTAACACTCTTGATATTTCAGCTGTACCGATTTTAAAGCAAGAAACACATTTGCCGGTTTTTGTTGATGTAACTCACTCTACTGGCCGGAAAGATTTGCTATTGCCTACAGCGAAAGCAGCACTGGCGATTGGAGCAGACGGCGTAATGGCAGAGGTTCATCCAGATCCTGCAGTGGCGCTTTCAGATTCTGCCCAACAAATGAACATTCCTGAATTTGACCAGTGGATCAATGCACTTAAACCATTGGCAGCAGTGAAATCATAG
- the ytxJ gene encoding bacillithiol system redox-active protein YtxJ yields the protein MTKQHIQSIEEFDALIEQDKPFVFFKHSLTCPISKNAFVEYEAFTKQNENVQSYYLHVQTDRELSNYIAEKTGIRHESPQALVFDNGSVKWHASHSKITADSLMKNL from the coding sequence ATGACGAAGCAGCATATCCAATCAATCGAAGAATTTGATGCGTTAATTGAACAAGATAAGCCATTTGTTTTCTTTAAGCACAGTCTGACATGCCCGATCAGCAAAAATGCCTTTGTGGAATATGAAGCATTTACCAAACAGAACGAGAACGTTCAGAGCTATTATTTACATGTTCAAACGGATCGTGAGCTGTCCAATTATATTGCTGAAAAAACCGGCATAAGGCATGAAAGCCCGCAGGCTCTTGTCTTCGATAATGGAAGCGTAAAGTGGCATGCCTCCCATTCAAAAATTACAGCAGATTCTTTAATGAAAAACTTATAA
- a CDS encoding YtxH domain-containing protein, producing the protein MSKEGMNSKDFLLGTIIGGIVGATTALFLAPKSGRELRDDFGAQASVVKEKTDKLTSEAREKGVEYVSIAKDKTSTISQLVSDQSTQLMDKVKDLKNRTKEQPQNETNDINNVQSNETVQPVEEAKNKLAEEANEAKKEA; encoded by the coding sequence ATGAGCAAAGAAGGAATGAACAGCAAAGATTTTTTACTTGGAACAATTATCGGGGGGATTGTCGGAGCAACGACAGCTCTATTTCTTGCACCTAAATCAGGGAGAGAGCTAAGAGATGACTTTGGCGCCCAAGCTTCAGTTGTGAAGGAAAAAACAGACAAACTTACAAGCGAGGCAAGAGAAAAAGGCGTTGAGTATGTAAGCATTGCAAAAGACAAAACTTCAACAATTTCTCAATTGGTTTCTGATCAATCAACACAACTGATGGACAAAGTAAAGGATTTAAAAAACCGCACAAAAGAACAGCCTCAAAATGAAACAAACGATATTAACAATGTTCAATCTAATGAAACCGTTCAGCCAGTCGAAGAGGCAAAAAATAAATTGGCAGAAGAAGCAAACGAGGCGAAAAAAGAGGCTTAA
- a CDS encoding DUF948 domain-containing protein yields the protein MINILYFSAALIAIAFFILVIYLAKTLNSLQATLTKVASTVEGIEGQLKGITSETTELLHKTNQLAEDVQAKSEKLNTVVHAIQDVGTSVHQFNNSIKKVSTSVSATMEQNQDKISQVVNWSGAIVQIWEKLKNKKARQIQ from the coding sequence ATGATTAATATTCTATATTTTAGCGCAGCGTTAATAGCAATCGCCTTTTTTATTTTAGTTATTTATTTAGCTAAAACATTAAACTCATTACAGGCAACTCTGACAAAGGTGGCATCAACCGTTGAAGGCATTGAGGGGCAACTGAAAGGCATAACGTCTGAAACTACTGAACTTTTACATAAGACGAATCAGCTTGCAGAAGATGTTCAAGCGAAATCTGAAAAGCTCAATACAGTTGTACATGCTATTCAAGATGTAGGTACTTCAGTTCATCAATTTAATAATTCAATTAAAAAGGTGTCTACTTCTGTTTCTGCCACCATGGAACAAAATCAAGATAAAATTTCCCAAGTAGTTAACTGGAGTGGAGCTATCGTGCAAATTTGGGAAAAACTAAAAAACAAAAAAGCACGACAAATCCAATAA
- the murC gene encoding UDP-N-acetylmuramate--L-alanine ligase translates to MTVYHFVGIKGTGMSALAQILHDTGKRVQGSDIDKRLFTQLALEERNIPILSFDPENIEPGMIVIAGNAFPDTHPEIEKAQKDGNQVIRYHKFLGDYMKSFTSVAVTGAHGKTSTTGLLAHVIQTAKPASYLIGDGTGKGSKDSEYFVFEACEYRRHFLSYQPDYAIMTNIDFDHPDYFSSVEDVFDAFQNMALQVNKAIIACGDDDYLPRIQANVPVVYYGLGEENDFQARNVIKNTLGTTFDVFVRNSYYDTFYIPAYGTHNVLNALAVIALCHYESVNVQLIKDSLSTFGGVKRRFNEKIVGNQVLIDDYAHHPTEINVTIEAARQKYPDREVVAVFQPHTFTRTQSFLNEFAISLQKADSVYLCDIFGSARENNGKLSILDLQKKIDNAQLINEEDTSALKAHDHSVILFMGAGDVQKYLRAYENVVPLS, encoded by the coding sequence ATGACTGTTTATCATTTTGTTGGAATTAAAGGGACAGGTATGAGTGCACTTGCCCAAATTCTTCACGATACCGGAAAGAGGGTCCAAGGATCGGATATTGATAAAAGGCTTTTTACACAGCTAGCGTTAGAAGAAAGAAATATTCCCATTTTGTCATTTGATCCTGAAAATATAGAACCAGGAATGATTGTCATTGCCGGAAACGCATTTCCAGACACGCATCCTGAAATTGAAAAGGCGCAGAAGGATGGAAATCAGGTCATTCGATATCATAAATTTTTAGGCGATTATATGAAGAGCTTTACAAGTGTTGCGGTTACTGGTGCTCATGGAAAAACTTCAACAACAGGGCTGCTTGCTCATGTGATACAAACAGCAAAGCCCGCTTCCTACTTAATCGGGGATGGTACGGGAAAGGGAAGTAAAGATAGTGAGTACTTTGTGTTTGAGGCTTGTGAATACCGGAGACACTTTTTGAGCTATCAGCCTGACTATGCGATTATGACGAATATTGATTTCGATCATCCCGACTATTTCTCAAGCGTAGAGGATGTTTTCGACGCATTTCAAAACATGGCTCTACAAGTAAACAAAGCGATTATAGCTTGCGGAGATGACGATTACCTTCCGAGAATACAAGCTAATGTTCCAGTCGTTTATTACGGACTCGGCGAAGAAAATGATTTTCAAGCACGGAATGTGATTAAAAACACACTGGGCACTACATTTGATGTCTTTGTACGCAACTCATATTATGATACATTTTACATCCCGGCATACGGGACTCACAATGTTTTGAACGCATTAGCGGTGATTGCCCTTTGCCATTATGAATCTGTCAATGTTCAGCTTATTAAAGACTCTCTCAGCACGTTTGGCGGAGTGAAAAGAAGGTTTAATGAAAAAATCGTCGGGAACCAAGTATTAATTGATGATTACGCGCATCACCCGACAGAAATTAACGTAACAATCGAAGCTGCTAGACAAAAATATCCGGATCGGGAAGTTGTTGCTGTGTTCCAGCCGCATACATTTACGAGAACGCAGTCATTTTTGAATGAATTCGCAATTAGCCTTCAAAAAGCGGACTCCGTATATTTATGTGATATTTTTGGATCTGCCAGGGAAAATAACGGAAAACTGTCTATATTAGATCTCCAGAAAAAAATTGACAATGCCCAGCTGATTAATGAGGAGGATACCTCAGCCCTGAAAGCCCATGATCATAGTGTCATTCTTTTTATGGGTGCTGGTGATGTACAAAAATATCTTAGAGCCTATGAAAACGTTGTTCCGTTATCATAA
- a CDS encoding DNA translocase FtsK has translation MSWLTKIFSLGSGQTENYEEQPFEHEPYDRKEEYEDKLETGLHDRFPNQGKFRFPLIKDDEEPAEQAEPTQYNPKNQSKETISQHSANEKKAFKPTVIPSPIYGFKQRQETPIKDFYRTSLSKEEERDPLAGKNSNRDRTSEKSGLGLSFEVDSSHEDIIETEEALQQNAEKEEPTFPFVEAEQSEEESRPRTEVTEKKDDETEKPLLITEASESALDGEPVAVNDSNRDRTSEKRDLGLSFEVESSQEDNIETEESLQQNAERQEPAFPFVEAEQSVEEPAPHFEVTEKKEDQDEKPVLINEESASAIDGEPKAPDTKIVKNTDRESPTVVQSKQTPITASGQKKEESSNPFNVLMLASDKRKGAGGSGYKFPELSLLDVPAAQRADNHNWVNEQKELLNRTLKNFHVNATVVRVTQGPTVTRYEVHPEPGVKVNKITNLADDIKLSLSARDIRIEAPIPGKNTIGIEVPNKESKMVYIREMIRSKEFRTNDSPLIAALGMDIAGTPVVLDLKKMPHGLIAGSTGSGKSVCLNTILVSLLYKSEPSEVKLLLIDPKMVELAPYHEIPHLVSPVITDPKAATAALKWVVEEMERRYQLFAHSGVRDLTKFNQKVQTEQMGEKLPYLVVVIDELADLMMVAPGDVEESICRIAQKARACGIHLLIATQRPSVDVITGLIKANISTRIAFSVSSQVDSRTIIDVAGAEKLLGKGDMLFLENGSGKPVRLQGNFVSDGEIERAVSHVRKQMKPSYLFEQEELMSQTGALEEEDELFLEACHFALEQGHASTSSLQRRFRVGYNRAARLIDMMEREGFISSANGSKPRDLLITKTDFTQWVENQ, from the coding sequence GTGAGCTGGTTAACAAAAATATTCAGCCTCGGATCAGGCCAAACCGAGAATTATGAAGAACAACCTTTTGAACATGAGCCGTATGATCGAAAGGAAGAATACGAAGATAAATTAGAGACCGGTCTGCACGATCGATTTCCTAATCAAGGGAAATTTCGTTTTCCTCTGATTAAAGATGACGAAGAGCCGGCTGAACAAGCAGAGCCGACTCAATACAACCCTAAAAATCAATCGAAAGAAACTATAAGCCAACACTCTGCCAATGAAAAAAAGGCATTTAAACCAACGGTTATTCCTTCTCCGATTTACGGATTTAAGCAAAGACAAGAAACACCTATTAAGGATTTTTACCGAACAAGCTTGTCTAAAGAAGAAGAGAGGGATCCGTTGGCCGGAAAGAACTCAAATAGAGACCGGACTTCAGAGAAAAGCGGCCTTGGGCTTTCCTTTGAAGTAGATTCATCTCATGAAGACATTATAGAGACGGAAGAAGCTTTACAGCAGAATGCAGAAAAAGAAGAGCCCACCTTTCCGTTTGTCGAAGCAGAACAATCGGAAGAGGAGTCTCGCCCCCGCACTGAGGTCACTGAAAAGAAAGATGACGAAACCGAGAAACCGCTTCTTATTACGGAAGCATCTGAATCCGCTTTAGATGGTGAACCAGTGGCAGTTAACGATTCAAACAGAGACCGGACTTCAGAGAAAAGAGACCTTGGCCTTTCTTTTGAAGTAGAATCATCTCAAGAAGACAATATAGAGACGGAAGAATCTTTGCAACAGAATGCAGAAAGACAAGAGCCTGCCTTTCCGTTTGTCGAAGCAGAACAATCGGTGGAAGAGCCTGCCCCTCATTTTGAGGTCACTGAAAAGAAAGAAGACCAAGATGAGAAACCGGTTCTAATAAATGAAGAATCCGCATCTGCTATAGATGGTGAGCCGAAAGCTCCCGATACAAAAATCGTCAAGAATACGGATCGGGAATCTCCGACGGTGGTGCAGTCGAAACAAACGCCTATCACCGCATCAGGTCAAAAGAAAGAGGAATCAAGCAATCCGTTTAATGTACTTATGCTTGCTTCCGATAAAAGGAAAGGCGCAGGAGGAAGCGGTTATAAATTTCCTGAATTGTCATTACTTGACGTTCCGGCCGCTCAAAGAGCAGATAATCATAACTGGGTGAATGAACAAAAAGAACTCTTAAATCGAACGTTGAAGAACTTTCATGTGAATGCAACTGTCGTTCGTGTCACTCAAGGTCCGACCGTAACGAGATATGAGGTTCATCCGGAACCGGGAGTAAAAGTAAACAAAATTACCAATCTGGCAGATGACATTAAACTTAGCTTGTCTGCAAGAGACATTCGAATCGAAGCCCCTATTCCAGGCAAAAACACAATTGGAATAGAGGTTCCGAATAAAGAAAGCAAAATGGTCTACATAAGGGAAATGATCAGGAGCAAGGAATTCAGAACGAATGATTCCCCTTTAATAGCGGCTCTTGGAATGGATATTGCGGGAACGCCTGTAGTACTCGATTTAAAAAAAATGCCGCACGGGCTTATTGCAGGCTCTACAGGCTCAGGAAAAAGTGTCTGTCTGAACACAATTTTGGTTAGTTTGCTGTATAAATCAGAGCCGAGTGAGGTAAAACTGCTGTTAATTGATCCAAAAATGGTTGAGCTTGCTCCATATCATGAGATCCCGCACCTTGTCAGCCCGGTCATCACTGACCCGAAAGCTGCGACCGCCGCGTTAAAATGGGTGGTCGAGGAAATGGAGCGGCGTTATCAGCTGTTTGCCCATTCAGGCGTTCGCGATCTGACAAAATTCAATCAAAAAGTCCAGACTGAGCAAATGGGGGAAAAGCTTCCTTACCTTGTTGTTGTCATTGATGAGCTGGCCGATTTAATGATGGTTGCGCCCGGTGATGTAGAGGAGAGCATCTGCAGAATCGCACAAAAGGCAAGAGCCTGTGGTATTCATCTTCTAATCGCTACCCAAAGGCCATCTGTCGATGTGATTACAGGTCTTATCAAAGCGAATATTTCTACGAGGATCGCCTTTTCAGTATCCAGCCAAGTCGATTCTAGGACGATCATCGATGTGGCCGGTGCAGAAAAACTTCTTGGAAAAGGAGATATGTTGTTTCTTGAAAACGGATCTGGCAAGCCTGTCCGGCTGCAAGGGAATTTTGTATCAGACGGCGAGATTGAAAGGGCAGTCAGCCATGTGAGAAAGCAAATGAAGCCATCATATCTTTTTGAACAGGAAGAATTAATGAGCCAAACAGGTGCTTTGGAAGAAGAGGATGAACTGTTTTTAGAAGCCTGCCATTTCGCGTTGGAGCAAGGACATGCCAGTACATCGAGCCTTCAAAGACGCTTTCGCGTTGGATACAACAGAGCTGCCCGTCTGATTGATATGATGGAGCGTGAAGGATTTATTTCTTCGGCCAATGGAAGTAAGCCAAGAGACCTGTTAATTACTAAAACTGATTTCACGCAGTGGGTGGAAAATCAATAG
- the ytpR gene encoding YtpR family tRNA-binding protein, with protein MNAFYNLEGIGDTLLITIQNVDSPDRLIERNGDVVKIIDPSTKEIVGYNIFNVSSYMKITDRGPVPLSETFVQDINEIFSRNHVKDQLEPDLSSKFVVGYILSKEKHPNADKLSVCNVDVGDETLQIVCGAPNVSQGQKVVVAKTGAVMPNGMVIKDAELRGIPSSGMICSAKELQLPDAPQEKGILVLSDEFEAGDEFMLIESSGTSQKI; from the coding sequence ATGAATGCATTTTATAATTTGGAGGGTATTGGCGACACGTTGCTAATAACAATCCAAAATGTTGATTCTCCTGATCGACTAATCGAAAGAAACGGCGATGTTGTCAAAATCATTGATCCATCTACAAAGGAAATCGTAGGATATAATATTTTTAATGTTTCATCGTATATGAAAATAACTGATAGAGGACCTGTTCCTCTTTCTGAAACCTTTGTGCAGGATATCAATGAAATTTTCAGCAGGAATCATGTGAAAGACCAGCTTGAACCGGATCTTTCTTCCAAATTTGTCGTAGGGTACATTCTTTCCAAGGAAAAGCACCCGAACGCGGATAAATTAAGCGTCTGTAACGTTGACGTAGGGGATGAAACGCTGCAAATTGTTTGCGGTGCCCCAAATGTCAGCCAAGGTCAAAAGGTAGTCGTTGCTAAGACAGGTGCAGTTATGCCAAATGGTATGGTAATTAAAGATGCTGAGCTTAGAGGGATACCTTCAAGCGGCATGATTTGCTCTGCCAAAGAACTTCAGCTTCCTGATGCTCCGCAAGAAAAGGGAATTCTGGTGCTCAGTGACGAATTTGAGGCCGGAGATGAATTTATGCTGATCGAATCAAGCGGAACCTCCCAAAAAATTTAA
- a CDS encoding DUF1444 domain-containing protein, with protein sequence MKMTSVKLSRLLKERLQSENLSFHFDRDKDTLRVEDTLSGKGITLDLPPIIAKWEQKKEQAIEEVLYYVREALSAMKGEGQEITGKESKVFPVIRSTSFPTQSSKGVPLVFDEHTAETRVYFALDLGNSYRLIDEQMLTKEGWTKNRIRETAAFNLRSLPTVVKEDTVAGNTFYFFRANDGYDASRILNEAIINEYEKKIEGEFALSVPHQDVLILADVKNEAGYDILGQMSMSFFASGTVPITALSFLYQDGKLEPVFIMAKSKPQNK encoded by the coding sequence ATGAAAATGACCTCAGTAAAGCTCAGCAGATTACTAAAAGAGCGGCTGCAAAGTGAAAACCTGTCCTTTCATTTTGACAGGGATAAAGATACACTTCGTGTGGAAGATACACTATCCGGCAAAGGCATTACGTTAGATCTGCCCCCTATAATTGCAAAATGGGAACAAAAGAAGGAGCAGGCCATTGAAGAAGTCTTGTATTATGTGAGAGAAGCCCTGAGTGCGATGAAAGGGGAAGGCCAAGAAATAACCGGTAAGGAAAGCAAAGTATTTCCGGTTATCCGTTCCACTTCATTTCCCACCCAATCAAGCAAAGGCGTTCCACTCGTTTTTGATGAGCATACAGCGGAAACAAGAGTCTATTTTGCCCTGGACCTTGGAAACTCTTATCGTCTGATCGACGAACAAATGCTGACAAAGGAAGGCTGGACAAAAAATAGGATCAGAGAAACCGCAGCATTTAACCTTCGTTCCTTGCCAACGGTTGTCAAGGAAGATACGGTTGCCGGAAATACGTTTTATTTTTTCAGAGCCAATGACGGATATGACGCGAGCAGGATTTTAAATGAAGCGATTATCAATGAGTATGAAAAGAAAATAGAAGGTGAGTTTGCTCTATCTGTCCCTCATCAGGATGTACTTATCCTTGCTGATGTTAAAAATGAAGCCGGATATGACATTCTCGGACAAATGTCTATGAGCTTTTTTGCTAGCGGCACTGTGCCGATTACCGCCTTATCATTTTTATATCAAGATGGTAAACTGGAACCTGTTTTCATCATGGCGAAAAGCAAACCTCAAAACAAGTAA